From a single Carassius gibelio isolate Cgi1373 ecotype wild population from Czech Republic chromosome A18, carGib1.2-hapl.c, whole genome shotgun sequence genomic region:
- the ppfibp2a gene encoding liprin-beta-2, protein MLQQELLNRSSRVSQKLGLMGEVSCLKQKLGNMEEEHINSAERQHKAESVVNLISELQEQMCRIRQEISSKIQEKPAEMVPEEGCGSEPAIAYLTEPKPVNLYEELKMLKHRVNELEQEKIQYVQKLKVTQAEFMSLQQLLSCKNSEIESLRAQLICRAPVSLDSTERDQELQRLNTRMDSLIAANHVKDRRIEELTLLLSQFRQTNDIMTLVQGPEYKSVQISNDEDIKQNETVKTKTVIHKSHSELTFSSSTPLLSSSVSSQKDENSRSVSVEDFKGSSAQKSQPADNRHLTLPTMLSHPEKRERDMSDISDQRTPENKDGDINLRITEKIKDTTSSDLSSVSSGVDSGQQSPVLQENIKNSSIRKLWGKMKRPGVLSDDIEPIQFKRGGFRATAGPRLTRAPDSGRSSRAHTSFSKWTTEQVCGWLEDSGLGQYVSLARQWVDSGQTLLSATPRDLEKEICIKHPLHRKKLQLALRAFSNKTMEKSSELDHIWVTHWLDDIGLPQYKDQFYESKVDGRMLQYLTVNDLLFLKVTSQLHHLSIKCAIHVLHVNKFNPNCLRRRPGDENKTSPSEVVQWSNHRVMEWLRSVDLAEYAPNLRGSGVHGGLIILEPRFHSETLAMLLNIPPQKTLLRRHLTTNFNTLVGPQAQQEKQEFANASGHAPLTTTAKVRPKKLGFTNFRQLRKLRMDESADYICPMDTWKPPAMNGTPKRPYGSFRGISPILARDSDSLEQVGSKN, encoded by the exons ATGCTTCAACAG GAGCTTCTGAACAGGAGTTCTCGGGTGTCACAGAAGCTAGGATTGATGGGGGAAGTGTCTTGTCTAAAACAGAAGCTGGGGAACATGGAGGAGGAACACATTAACAGTGCTGAGAGACAACATAAAGCTGAG AGTGTAGTGAATCTGATTAGTGAGCTTCAGGAGCAGATGTGTAGGATTCGGCAAGAGATCTCTAGTAAGATCCAAGAGAAGCCAGCGGAGATGGTCCCAGAAGAAGGTTGTGGCAGTGAGCCAGCGATTGCCTATCTGACTGAGCCAAAGCCAGTG AACCTGTATGAGGAGCTCAAGATGCTCAAGCATCGAGTTAACGAGCTGGAACAGGAGAAGATACAGTATGTTCAGAAGCTCAAGGTTACACAG GCAGAGTTCATGAGTTTACAACAGCTGTTGAGCTGTAAGAACTCTGAGATAGAAAGTTTACGGGCTCAACTGATCTGCAGAGCTCCGGTGTCTTTAGACAGCACAGAAAGAG ATCAGGAGCTACAGAGGTTAAACACAAGAATGGATTCACTTATTGCCGCAAATCATGTAAAg GATCGTCGAATAGAAGAGCTCACTCTCCTCCTGAGTCAGTTCAGACAGACGAATGACATCATGACTTTAGTTCAAg GCCCTGAATACAAATCAGTACAGATCAGCAACGATGAAGATATAAAGCAGAACGAGACTGTAAAGACGAAGACTGTAATACACAAATCTCACTctgag TTGACCTTTAGTAGCTCAACACCTCTACTGTCATCTTCAGTTTCTTCTCAGAAAGATGAAAACTCCAG GTCCGTGAGTGTGGAAGACTTTAAAGGCAGCTCAGCACAAAAG AGTCAACCTGCTGATAATAGACATCTGACCCTCCCAACAATGCTGAGTCACCCAGAGAAGAGAGAGCGTGATATGAGTGACATATCAGACCAGAGGACCCCAGAAAACAAGGATGGAGACATCAACCTTA GAATTACAGAGAAAATAAAGGACACAACCAGTTCTGATCTTTCTTCAGTGTCTTCAGGAGTCGACTCTGGCCAGCAGTCTCCCGTGTTACAAGAAAACATCAAAAATAGCAGCATACGCAAACTTTGGGGAAA GATGAAGAGGCCAGGTGTGCTTTCAGATGACATTGAGCCCATTCAGTTCAAGAGAGGAGGCTTCAGGGCCACAGCTGGGCCTCGTCTAACACGGGCCCCTGATTCTGGACGCTCATCCCG TGCACACACATCTTTCTCTAAGTGGACGACAGAGCAGGTGTGTGGTTGGCTGGAGGACAGTGGTTTGGGGCAGTATGTCAGTTTGGCCCGTCAGTGGGTGGACAGTGGACAAACCCTTCTCTCTGCCACTCCACGGGACCTTGAGAAG GAGATTTGTATTAAACATCCTCTGCACAGAAAAAAGCTGCAACTGGCTCTCAGAGCTTTTAGTAACAAGACAATGGAGAAATCTTCAGAACTGGATCACATCTGGGTTACAC ACTGGCTTGATGACATCGGTTTACCACAGTACAAAGATCAGTTCTATGAAAGCAAGGTTGATGGCCGCATGCTACAGTACCTAACAGTG AATGATCTCTTATTCCTGAAAGTCACCAGTCAACTCCATCATCTGAGCATTAAATGTGCCATCCATGTCCTCCACGTTAACAAATTTAACCCAAACTGCTTGAGACGCAGGCCAGGGGATGAG AATAAGACATCTCCATCTGAGGTGGTGCAGTGGTCCAACCATCGTGTGATGGAGTGGTTGAGATCAGTGGATTTGGCTGAATATGCTCCAAACCTGAGAGGCAGCGGTGTTCATGGAGGCCTAATT ATCCTGGAGCCTCGCTTTCATTCTGAGACCTTGGCCATGCTGCTAAACATCCCTCCACAGAAGACCCTCCTAAGACGCCACCTCACCACTAACTTTAACACACTGGTGGGACCTCAGGCCCAGCAGGAGAAACAGGAATTTGCAAACGCCAGTGGGCATGCACCCCTTACCACCACTGCCAAAGTCAGG CCAAAGAAGCTTGGTTTTACTAATTTCCGACAACTAAGAAAGCTCAGGATGGATGAATCAGCTGATTATATCTGCCCCATGGATACATGGAAACCACCAGCCATGAATGGAACACCAAAGCGGCCATATGGAAGTTTCAGGGGGATCAGCCCCATCCTGGCCAGAGATTCAGACAGTCTGGAGCAAGTTGGGTCTAAAAACTGA